The genomic stretch GGCGTTGGCAACGGCAGAAGCCAGTGTCTTATAAACCGGCTTGGCGGCCGCCTGCGGGGCGAACTTGAGCGTGGTCAGGGCGCTGGAAACATCCATCCCACGAACCAAATTCACAACCCGACGTACCTTCATCGGGCTCATTCGCACGTGGCGGGCGATAGCGTATGAGCCGGGTCGATCGCCGAGCAGGGCGAGGCGACGGCTGGGTCGCTCGTTAGTTTTGCTCATCATCAATTCCTTCTGCGGGCTTAATGCCTGCGGCTCTTCTTGTCGTCCTTAACGTGGCCACGGAAAGTACGCGTTGGAGCGAACTCACCGAGCTTGTGGCCGATCATAGCTTCGGTCACGAAGACGGGGACGTGCTTGCGTCCGTCATGAACGGCGATGGTATGGCCGAGCATGTCGGGGGTAATCATTGAGCGACGCGACCATGTCTTAATGACGGTGTGCGTGCCCTTCTCGTTTTGTGCATCGATCTTCTTTTGCAGATGGTCGTCTACAAAGGGACCCTTACGTAGGCTGCGTGGCATATCTCAAATCTCCCAATCAGCGCTTCTTGCCACTCTTGCGGCGTCGGACGATCATCTTGTTAGAGGCCTTCTTCGGGGCGCGGGTACGTCCTTCTGGCTGGCCCCAAGGGCTAACCGGATGACGGCCGCCAGAGGTCTTGCCCTCGCCACCACCGTGCGGGTGGTCGTGCGGGTTCATGACCACACCACGGACAGTCGGGCGAACACCCTTCCACCGCATGCGGCCGGCTTTACCCCAGTTAATATTGGCCTGCTCAGCGTTACCAACACCACCAATAGTGGCGCGGCAACGAACGTCAACCATGCGCATTTCGCCCGACGGCATACGCAATGTGGCGTATTTTCCTTCACGAGCTACCAGCTGAATCTCAGACCCAGCCGAACGACCCAACTTAGCGCCACCACCGGGACGCAACTCAACCGCGTGAACGGTGGTGCCAACCGGAATGTTACGTAGAGCCAGGTTGTTCCCAGGTTTAATGTCAGCGCCTTGACCAGAAATGATCTTGGTGCCTTGGGTTAGCCCTTCGGGAGCAATAATGTAACGCTTCTCACCGTCTGCATAATGCAGTAGTGCGATACGGGCAGTACGGTTCGGGTCATACTCAATATGAGCAACCTTGGCCGGTACGCCGTCCTTGTCATAACGCTTAAAATCAATTAGCCGATAGGCGCGCTTATGGCCACCACCAATGTGACGGGTAGTGATGCGACCTGAATTGTTGCGTCCACCGGTCTTCGGCTTAGCGACAGTCAGGCTCTTTTCCGGAGTAGAGCGCGTGACCTCGGAGAAGTCTGACACGCTCGACCCGCGGCGACCCGGCGTCGTCGGCTTGTACTTACGAATAGCCATTAGGTTTCTTCGTCCTTGTCTTCTTGAGGTCAGTTGCCAAAGATATCGATCCGCTGTCCCTCGGCAACACTGACGATGGCACGCTTGGTGTTAGCGGTCCTGCCAATGCCGGTACGAGTGCGGCGGGTCTTACCTTGACGATTCATGGTGTTGACCGAAGTGACCTTGACGCCGAAGATTTTCTCTACGGCAATCTTGATCTGGGTCTTGTTAGCGCGCGGATCAACGATGAATGTGTACTTGTTCTCGTCGATTAATGCGTAGCTCTTTTCGGAAACAACCGGTGCGATCAAAATGTCGCGCGGGTCGTTAATCTTTACGTCGCTCACTTGGCGGCCTCCTCGGCCTCGGATTCTCTAGCAACAGCTTTAACCGACTTGCCTTTGACCGGTCCTGCTTTGAAAGCCTCCAAAGCGCCCTTGGTGAAGACCACTGCTTGCGAGCTCAACACGTCATAAGCGTTGAGCTGGTCATAAGCGATCGGACGAACATTCACCAAATTACGAACCGATAGCCAGTTAATTTCGTCGCTACGTTCTAGCACAACTAAGAAACTGGTGTAATCACCAATGCCAGCCATAAATTCAGCGGCCTTCTTAGTTGAGGGCGCGTCTTTGACGATCTGGTCAACCACGAAAATTAGGCCTTCGCGAGCGCGATCAGACAAAGCACTGCGCAACGCAGCAGCAATCATTTTCTTCGGAGTGCGCTGGTTATATTTACGCGGGGTCGGCCCGTGGACAATGCCGCCGCCAGTCCACTGCGGTGCACGAATTGAACCGTGACGAGCACGGCCAGTGCCCTTCTGACGCCATGGCTTCTTTCCACCACCAGAAACTTCAGAACGAGTCTTAGTCGAGTGGGTGCCCTGGCGAGCAGCAGCCAACTGAGCCACAACTACCTGGTGCATCAAAGGAATGTTCGGCTCAACATCGAAAATCTCGGCAGGTAACTCAACCTGACCAGCTTTCTTGCCATCAATGCCTAATACATCAACTTTGTTTGTCACTTGGCATCACCCTTCTTTGCGGCGTTGCGTATCACGACGAGCCCACCCTTATTTCCGGGGATTGCGCCGCGCACCAAAATCAAGCCGCGATCAGCGTCAACCGCCTGAATCTTTAGATTCTGCACGGTCTTATTCGCGTGTCCCATACGGCCAGCCATGCGCAGACCTTTAAGCACCTTGCCAGGGGTGGAACAGCCACCAATAGAACCAGGAGAGCGGTGCTTGCGGTGAACACCGTGACCGGCACCTAAACCACGAAAACCGTGGCGTTTCATAACACCTGCGGTGCCTTTGCCTTTAGTGACACCTGTCACATCGACGAGGTCGCCACCGGCGAACACCTCTGCGGTGATCTCCTGGCCGAGTTCATATTCACTAGCGGCAGAGGTGCGCAACTCCACGAGGTGTTTGCGCGGCGTGACGCCAGCTTTCTCGAAATGCCCGGCAGCCGGTTTGGTAACTTTCTTAGCTTTAACCTGGCCGTAGCCGAGCTGGACGGCGGAGTAGCCGTCAGTCTCAGGGGTACGGATTTGCGTCACAACACACGGGCCAGCGGATATCACCGTAACTGGCACAACACGGTTGTTTTCATCCCATAATTGGGTCATGCCAAGCTTTGTGCCTAGCACACCCTTAACATTGCGTTCGGTCATCTTGGCCTGCCTCACGGAAGCTTGATCTCAATATCGACACCTGCCGGAAGGTCGAGACGCATCAGCGAATCAACGGTCTTCGGCGTTGGGTCGAGAATGTCGATTAGCCGCTTGTGCGTGCGCATCTCGAAATGCTCGCGGCTGTCCTTGTACTTGTGGGGCGAACGAATGACGCACCACACGTTCTTTTCAGTAGGCAGCGGCACCGGGCCGGCAACCTTGGCGCCGGTACGAGTCACAGTGTCGACGATTTGACGCGCCGACGTATCAATGACCTCGTGGTCATAGGCCCTAAGCCTGATGCGGATCTTCTGTCCCGCCACGGTAGTTCCTTCTCTTCGTTCTCGTTTTCTGGTCAACTGCACCAACTCGCTGGAGCAGTTGACTGTCAACTATGCGCCACGCTTAGCAGACGTTACGCATCGGTGCCCCTACAGAGCCCGGGTGAAGTGACCACCCGCCACGATGCAGTTGTTAAACGTCTTAAACCAAGCAAGTAACGCCTAGTCAACGGCTTGCTACTCGACCCCCGCGGACGGGCGTGTCGCTGGCTCAAGGCCGCACCAAATACCCTAATTTGTAGTGGATTTATTCGGTCAAACACGCCACCCCTTGTGGGGAGCAACCTGAATATGTTCTCACAAGCTGGGAATCAAGGCAAATCAGGCGCAAAGCCGCCGGCAACCAAGTAACCGTCAGGCCAGTGCCCAGTTTGCCGAGATCTTCGGCTTTATGCGATCAGACCGCTAGCCTCTAGCCGCAAGGTACTCGTTGAAACGGCGCATACGCTTTAGAGTCTCGTCCTTGCCAAGAATCTCTAGGGATTCAAATAGCGGCGGGGAGACCTGTTGGCCGCTAGTTGCCGTGCGAACCGGACCGAATGCGAAACGTGGTTTAATCCCTAGTACATCAACTAACTGGGCGCGCAGCGCAGCTTGGATATCCTCTGCCCGCCAATCATCCAATTCTTCTAAAACCTTAGTGGCCGCTTTATTGACTTGAAGTCCATCACGTAATTTGTTGACCGCTTTTTCTTCATATTCCAGTTCGTCTGCATTAACGAAAAGGAACTGCAATTTGGGCATGGCTTCGTTCAAAGTAACTAGCCGCTCTTTTATCAACGGAGTAGCCGCCCGCACAATCCCCTCACGGCCAGCATGTATTTCTCCCCACTGACCGTAGGTTTTGGCGTGGACGATAATGCGTTCCGCTAAATCCTCATCATTTAAGTTGCGGATATAGATGCCATTTAGCCAATCCAATTTTTTAACGTCGAAGATTGGGCCTACCGTGCTGATCTTGCCCCAATCAAAATTAGCAACGAAACCCTCGAAGCTCTCGACCTCCTGGTGGTCGGTGGGTGGGTAGGCCAATAACTGCAAGAAGTTACGCAGCGCTTGGGGCAGATATCCTTGCTCCTTGAACCAGGTGAGGCGAGCCGCCGGGTTTTTGCGTTTCGAGATCTTGGAGTGGTCAGTGTTACGCAGCAACGGCATGTGCGCAAACTGTGGCACTTGCCAATCTAGCCACTTATAGAGCAGCAAGTGCTTAGGGGTAGAACTAATCCACTCTTCCCCTCGCACCACAGTGTCAATATTCATCAGATGATCGTCCACTACTACAGCTAGGTGGTAGGTGGGGAAGCCGTCAGCTTTCAAAATGATTTGATCATCAGGAAAGGGAGCTTTGACTTGACCACGAATCAAGTCGGTGAATGTGGTGTCAACATCGCCTGGAATTAGCATGCGCACTACCGGGGTGTCAGAAAATCCGGGTAGTTTGGAGCGTTCTTCCCTGCTCATCTGATAACAAAGCCGGTCATAACCGGTGTTTTCTTGTTTGGACGCTTTTTGTTCGGCACGCATTTGGGCAAGTCGTTCCGCTGAGCACCAGCAGTAGTAGGCATGTCCATCAGCGATTAGCTTGTCCACATAAGGGCGGTAAGTCTCTAACCGCTCAGACTGCCGGTAGGGCTCGAAAGGGCCGCCAACAACGGGCGACTCATCT from Vaginimicrobium propionicum encodes the following:
- the rplB gene encoding 50S ribosomal protein L2; amino-acid sequence: MAIRKYKPTTPGRRGSSVSDFSEVTRSTPEKSLTVAKPKTGGRNNSGRITTRHIGGGHKRAYRLIDFKRYDKDGVPAKVAHIEYDPNRTARIALLHYADGEKRYIIAPEGLTQGTKIISGQGADIKPGNNLALRNIPVGTTVHAVELRPGGGAKLGRSAGSEIQLVAREGKYATLRMPSGEMRMVDVRCRATIGGVGNAEQANINWGKAGRMRWKGVRPTVRGVVMNPHDHPHGGGEGKTSGGRHPVSPWGQPEGRTRAPKKASNKMIVRRRKSGKKR
- the rpsJ gene encoding 30S ribosomal protein S10; this encodes MAGQKIRIRLRAYDHEVIDTSARQIVDTVTRTGAKVAGPVPLPTEKNVWCVIRSPHKYKDSREHFEMRTHKRLIDILDPTPKTVDSLMRLDLPAGVDIEIKLP
- the rplC gene encoding 50S ribosomal protein L3; the protein is MTERNVKGVLGTKLGMTQLWDENNRVVPVTVISAGPCVVTQIRTPETDGYSAVQLGYGQVKAKKVTKPAAGHFEKAGVTPRKHLVELRTSAASEYELGQEITAEVFAGGDLVDVTGVTKGKGTAGVMKRHGFRGLGAGHGVHRKHRSPGSIGGCSTPGKVLKGLRMAGRMGHANKTVQNLKIQAVDADRGLILVRGAIPGNKGGLVVIRNAAKKGDAK
- the gltX gene encoding glutamate--tRNA ligase, whose translation is MALFDKAWAQKTGGKFVLRIEDTDRNRLVPGSEEQIYEMLDWLGLCPDESPVVGGPFEPYRQSERLETYRPYVDKLIADGHAYYCWCSAERLAQMRAEQKASKQENTGYDRLCYQMSREERSKLPGFSDTPVVRMLIPGDVDTTFTDLIRGQVKAPFPDDQIILKADGFPTYHLAVVVDDHLMNIDTVVRGEEWISSTPKHLLLYKWLDWQVPQFAHMPLLRNTDHSKISKRKNPAARLTWFKEQGYLPQALRNFLQLLAYPPTDHQEVESFEGFVANFDWGKISTVGPIFDVKKLDWLNGIYIRNLNDEDLAERIIVHAKTYGQWGEIHAGREGIVRAATPLIKERLVTLNEAMPKLQFLFVNADELEYEEKAVNKLRDGLQVNKAATKVLEELDDWRAEDIQAALRAQLVDVLGIKPRFAFGPVRTATSGQQVSPPLFESLEILGKDETLKRMRRFNEYLAARG
- the rplW gene encoding 50S ribosomal protein L23, whose amino-acid sequence is MSDVKINDPRDILIAPVVSEKSYALIDENKYTFIVDPRANKTQIKIAVEKIFGVKVTSVNTMNRQGKTRRTRTGIGRTANTKRAIVSVAEGQRIDIFGN
- the rplD gene encoding 50S ribosomal protein L4, which codes for MTNKVDVLGIDGKKAGQVELPAEIFDVEPNIPLMHQVVVAQLAAARQGTHSTKTRSEVSGGGKKPWRQKGTGRARHGSIRAPQWTGGGIVHGPTPRKYNQRTPKKMIAAALRSALSDRAREGLIFVVDQIVKDAPSTKKAAEFMAGIGDYTSFLVVLERSDEINWLSVRNLVNVRPIAYDQLNAYDVLSSQAVVFTKGALEAFKAGPVKGKSVKAVARESEAEEAAK
- the rpsS gene encoding 30S ribosomal protein S19 — protein: MPRSLRKGPFVDDHLQKKIDAQNEKGTHTVIKTWSRRSMITPDMLGHTIAVHDGRKHVPVFVTEAMIGHKLGEFAPTRTFRGHVKDDKKSRRH